In Gemmata obscuriglobus, a single genomic region encodes these proteins:
- a CDS encoding S1C family serine protease: MTTPRSARLAVCLGLLFVAGLAAAAPAANEKPAANEMPQWDITRTTQPEDLAELKALQATVKKVVDKCTPATVAVLSGSSAGSGVIVSEDGLVLTAAHVIREYAGGGKGQMEGRALPFTAGKSIKVMLADGKRVNAKTLGINEGLDSGMVQITDKGPNNGKWPFLPIAKSGSLQKGLWVVSLGHPNGPKDGRSPVARLGRLQGSTKNVLRTDCTLVGGDSGGPLFDLNGNVIGIHSRIGLPISQNIHVQADQFKNEWDQLVAGEWVDKPASLKTTTAYLGVVFPDDEEEDAWLKEVEEDGPAGKGGLKPGDTITKFNATAIKTVKAFRKQMESVKAGDTVQITVRRGAAVLTMPVTLAKRV, from the coding sequence ATGACCACGCCACGGTCGGCCCGTTTGGCCGTCTGCCTCGGCTTGCTCTTCGTTGCCGGTCTCGCGGCCGCGGCGCCTGCCGCAAACGAGAAGCCCGCCGCGAACGAGATGCCGCAATGGGACATTACGCGCACTACCCAGCCGGAAGACCTCGCCGAGCTAAAGGCGCTCCAGGCTACAGTCAAAAAGGTGGTCGATAAATGCACCCCGGCGACCGTCGCGGTGCTGTCCGGCTCGAGCGCCGGCAGCGGCGTGATCGTCAGCGAGGACGGGTTGGTGCTCACCGCGGCTCACGTGATCCGCGAGTACGCGGGGGGCGGGAAGGGACAGATGGAAGGCCGGGCGCTGCCGTTCACCGCGGGCAAGTCCATCAAAGTGATGCTGGCGGACGGAAAGCGGGTGAACGCCAAGACCCTCGGCATTAACGAGGGCTTGGACAGCGGAATGGTGCAAATCACCGACAAGGGACCGAACAACGGAAAGTGGCCGTTCCTGCCGATTGCGAAGTCGGGCAGCCTTCAAAAGGGGCTGTGGGTCGTATCGCTGGGACACCCGAACGGCCCGAAGGACGGCCGCTCGCCTGTCGCTCGACTCGGTCGGCTCCAGGGCAGCACCAAGAACGTGCTCCGCACCGACTGCACCCTCGTGGGCGGTGACTCTGGCGGCCCGCTGTTCGATCTCAACGGGAACGTGATCGGCATCCACAGCCGCATCGGGCTGCCGATCTCGCAAAACATCCACGTGCAGGCCGACCAGTTCAAGAACGAGTGGGATCAGTTGGTCGCCGGCGAGTGGGTGGACAAACCCGCCAGCCTCAAGACTACTACAGCGTACCTGGGTGTAGTGTTTCCTGATGACGAGGAAGAAGACGCGTGGCTGAAGGAAGTGGAAGAGGACGGCCCGGCGGGCAAAGGGGGTCTGAAGCCCGGTGACACGATCACCAAGTTCAACGCCACCGCCATCAAAACCGTAAAGGCGTTCCGCAAACAGATGGAATCCGTTAAGGCCGGCGACACGGTCCAGATCACGGTCCGCCGCGGCGCCGCGGTGCTGACCATGCCCGTTACCCTGGCCAAACGGGTCTGA
- a CDS encoding UTP--glucose-1-phosphate uridylyltransferase gives MPPAPAELAQHLTAHGQEHILHGWDRLSDAERTVLIEQVTGINFGALHDLYTAHDTAPAALPPRSAIGPLPVLPRAATPEAHAIGEEALRRGEVAVLLVAGGQGSRLGFDQPKGMYPVGPVSKATLFQVHAEKVLAVSRRYGRPVPFLVMTSQATHSETEAFFRANNFFGLAPEDVVFFRQGTMPAVDIATGRLLLEAPGKLFLSPNGHGGTLTALRETGTLAQMQARGIRHVFYFQVDNPLVKVCDPDFLGNHIRAESEASSKVVYKEQPGEKVGILAVVNGRCAIVEYSDLPAEMAAERTEDGTLRFRAGNPAIHLFDLGFLERVTGAGGLTYHVARKKVPHLDPATGDYVSPTKENALKFELFIFDALPMADRWVAMETSREEEFAPLKNATGADSPETVHRAMSALHASWLRRAGATVPEGAAVEISPLFALDPEECGRKMAPGTQVSASAYFR, from the coding sequence ATGCCCCCAGCGCCTGCCGAACTCGCTCAGCACCTCACGGCCCACGGCCAGGAGCACATCCTGCACGGATGGGATCGGCTCTCAGACGCCGAGCGAACGGTGCTGATCGAGCAGGTCACCGGCATCAATTTCGGCGCGCTCCATGACTTGTATACGGCGCACGATACGGCCCCCGCTGCGCTACCCCCTCGCAGCGCCATCGGGCCGCTGCCCGTGCTTCCCCGGGCCGCCACACCGGAGGCCCACGCGATTGGTGAAGAGGCCCTCCGTCGCGGAGAAGTCGCGGTCCTGCTGGTGGCCGGCGGACAGGGCAGCCGGCTCGGGTTCGATCAGCCGAAAGGGATGTACCCCGTCGGCCCGGTCAGCAAGGCAACGCTGTTCCAGGTCCACGCCGAAAAGGTGCTGGCGGTGTCGCGGCGGTACGGCCGGCCGGTCCCGTTCCTGGTGATGACCAGCCAGGCCACACACAGTGAAACCGAAGCGTTTTTCCGAGCCAATAACTTCTTCGGTCTTGCGCCGGAAGATGTTGTATTCTTCCGACAGGGAACCATGCCCGCGGTCGACATTGCCACCGGAAGGCTCCTGCTGGAAGCCCCCGGCAAGCTGTTCCTGAGCCCCAACGGCCACGGCGGCACGCTCACGGCGCTGCGCGAAACCGGCACCCTCGCACAAATGCAGGCACGTGGCATTCGGCACGTGTTCTACTTCCAGGTAGACAACCCGCTAGTCAAGGTGTGCGACCCGGACTTCCTTGGAAACCACATACGGGCAGAATCCGAAGCCTCCTCAAAGGTCGTGTACAAGGAACAGCCCGGCGAGAAGGTCGGCATCCTGGCTGTCGTGAACGGGCGGTGCGCGATCGTCGAATATTCTGATCTGCCGGCCGAAATGGCTGCGGAGCGGACCGAAGATGGTACGCTCCGCTTCCGGGCGGGAAACCCGGCGATCCATCTTTTCGATCTCGGGTTCTTGGAGCGAGTGACTGGGGCCGGTGGGCTGACGTACCACGTCGCCCGCAAGAAGGTACCGCACCTCGACCCGGCGACCGGCGATTACGTTTCGCCCACAAAAGAGAACGCGCTCAAGTTTGAGCTGTTCATCTTCGATGCGTTACCCATGGCCGACCGCTGGGTCGCAATGGAAACGAGCCGCGAGGAGGAATTTGCGCCGCTCAAGAACGCCACCGGGGCTGATTCCCCCGAGACGGTTCACCGGGCGATGAGTGCTCTCCACGCCTCCTGGCTCCGTCGCGCTGGCGCCACCGTCCCAGAAGGGGCGGCAGTCGAAATTTCCCCGCTGTTCGCACTCGACCCGGAAGAGTGCGGACGGAAAATGGCACCCGGTACGCAAGTTAGCGCATCCGCGTACTTCCGTTAG
- a CDS encoding S1C family serine protease gives MYTRLIAATLALVALGAPAQAQIGKDTKLLGPFKPIVARASESTVRIKCDDKDTILGTIVDEAGYILTKASELKGTIWVRLPDGSEYEAAKVAAHNDTDLALLKVDVKGLRPVTFTDTEKLPRGNWLAAAGPNSDPISVGIVSVMTRKLTGLDAVAAIRDPNRGVMGVYPEDATDDDGKAVGAKLRQIEPTGAAAKAGLKVGDIVVELNGKPVTTSTTMRDQLASLRSGDVVTVKAKRSEEIKNFKLTLGRAELDRGDIQNSMGSTLSNRRTGFPQVLQTDLVVDAKDCGGPVVDLEGNVLGINIARAGRVETWILPSEVIRPLLPDLKAGKFAVVSTKKLPEAPAPHAPKGK, from the coding sequence ATGTACACGCGACTGATTGCAGCAACGCTCGCGCTGGTAGCGCTCGGCGCGCCGGCCCAGGCTCAGATCGGTAAAGACACTAAACTCCTCGGCCCGTTCAAACCGATCGTGGCCCGCGCCAGCGAGTCCACGGTCCGCATTAAGTGCGACGACAAGGACACGATCCTCGGCACGATCGTGGACGAGGCCGGGTACATCTTGACCAAGGCCAGCGAGTTGAAGGGCACCATCTGGGTGCGACTGCCGGACGGCAGCGAGTACGAGGCCGCCAAGGTCGCAGCGCACAACGACACAGACCTCGCGCTCCTGAAAGTCGACGTGAAGGGGTTGCGGCCGGTGACCTTTACCGACACTGAAAAGTTGCCGCGCGGCAACTGGCTAGCCGCGGCCGGCCCGAACAGTGATCCCATTTCGGTGGGAATCGTCAGCGTGATGACCCGTAAGCTGACCGGGCTCGACGCCGTCGCAGCGATCCGCGACCCGAACCGAGGCGTCATGGGCGTGTACCCCGAGGACGCGACGGACGACGACGGCAAGGCGGTCGGCGCGAAACTGAGGCAGATCGAACCGACGGGTGCGGCCGCCAAGGCCGGGCTGAAAGTCGGCGATATCGTCGTCGAATTGAATGGCAAACCGGTCACGACTTCGACCACGATGCGCGACCAACTTGCGTCGCTGCGGAGTGGCGACGTGGTGACGGTTAAAGCGAAACGAAGCGAAGAAATCAAGAATTTCAAGCTGACCCTCGGGCGAGCAGAACTGGACCGCGGCGACATTCAGAACTCGATGGGGAGCACCCTTTCGAACCGCCGCACCGGGTTCCCGCAGGTGCTGCAAACGGACCTCGTGGTGGACGCTAAGGACTGCGGCGGGCCGGTGGTGGACCTGGAGGGAAACGTGCTGGGCATCAACATCGCTCGGGCGGGCCGCGTGGAAACGTGGATTCTGCCCAGTGAAGTGATCCGCCCGTTGCTGCCCGATCTGAAAGCAGGCAAGTTTGCTGTGGTGAGCACCAAGAAATTGCCCGAAGCGCCGGCGCCCCACGCCCCCAAGGGCAAGTAA